A genomic region of uncultured Paludibaculum sp. contains the following coding sequences:
- the hemE gene encoding uroporphyrinogen decarboxylase, with protein MRVPPMSSRFLDACRRRPTDVRPVWFMRQAGRYMKQYREIRAKNSILEICKRPDLAAQVTLQPVEVLDVDAAIIFADLLLPIEPMGLRLKFVAGEGPQIDNPIRTSHDVDTLSTANTDELGYVGESIQMVSRALNGKVPVIGFVGAPFTMASYMIEGGASRNFINTKTLMYRDETLWRRLMGKLVDVLGPFAMLQVAAGARAIQVFDSWVGALGADDYVRYVAPYSRALIERIRSTGVPVIHFGTGAAGYFRELHAAGGDVMGVDWRLNIDQAWMDISYRSAIQGNLDPAALLAPLPELKAKVHELLKRTGTRPGHIFNLGHGILPETPVENVKAVVQMVREFKP; from the coding sequence ATGCGTGTCCCTCCCATGAGCAGCCGTTTTCTGGATGCCTGCCGCCGCCGTCCCACGGACGTGAGGCCGGTATGGTTCATGCGGCAAGCCGGCCGGTATATGAAGCAGTACCGGGAGATCCGTGCCAAGAACAGCATTCTTGAGATCTGCAAGCGGCCCGATCTGGCGGCGCAGGTTACGCTACAGCCCGTGGAAGTGCTGGATGTCGACGCAGCCATCATCTTCGCGGATCTACTGCTGCCCATCGAGCCGATGGGGTTGCGGCTGAAGTTTGTCGCGGGCGAAGGTCCACAGATCGACAATCCCATCCGGACGTCGCACGACGTGGATACGCTGTCGACGGCGAACACAGACGAACTCGGGTATGTTGGCGAGTCGATCCAGATGGTCTCACGGGCGCTAAACGGCAAGGTGCCGGTGATCGGCTTCGTGGGCGCGCCATTCACGATGGCAAGCTACATGATCGAGGGCGGCGCATCGCGCAACTTCATCAACACGAAGACGCTGATGTACCGCGATGAAACCCTGTGGCGGCGTCTGATGGGCAAACTGGTGGACGTGCTGGGTCCGTTTGCGATGCTGCAGGTGGCGGCCGGGGCGCGGGCGATCCAGGTGTTCGATTCGTGGGTGGGGGCGCTGGGCGCGGACGATTACGTGCGCTATGTGGCGCCTTATTCGCGGGCGCTGATCGAACGGATCCGGTCGACCGGTGTCCCTGTGATTCACTTCGGCACTGGTGCGGCGGGCTACTTCCGGGAACTGCACGCGGCGGGCGGCGATGTGATGGGCGTCGACTGGCGTTTGAATATCGATCAGGCGTGGATGGACATCAGTTACCGGTCGGCGATTCAGGGCAACCTGGATCCGGCTGCGCTGCTGGCTCCGCTGCCCGAACTGAAGGCCAAGGTCCACGAGCTTCTGAAGCGCACTGGGACGCGGCCAGGCCACATCTTCAATCTGGGTCACGGCATTCTGCCGGAGACTCCGGTGGAGAACGTCAAGGCCGTCGTGCAGATGGTCCGCGAGTTCAAGCCCTAA
- a CDS encoding FAD:protein FMN transferase, translating to MAAWPAMAGPGPGSLLRLERSLDSMGTTYTIAVYGSDRYALDSALDDAFEEARRLDNLLSNYRPESEWSRVNREAPEHAVKVSTEMYQLLAACVEYSRESEGAFDITVGPLMKIWGFYKGTGRIPHKAEIRTALSRIGWRHIHLDSQAGTVRFDEPVEMDPGGIGKGYAVDRMAAILKKDGVTSGIITAGRSSIYAIGVPPNETRGWRVTIPNPRNPKVNVAEYFLKDESMSTSGTSEKFFVAGGTTYSHIMDPRKGYPAQGMLSVSVIAPRTIDTEAWTKPYFILGRQWAAQHKPKQFRVFLCEDRSEIACVSLP from the coding sequence ATGGCCGCATGGCCGGCAATGGCCGGCCCGGGGCCAGGATCCCTGCTGCGGCTGGAGCGTTCCCTGGATTCGATGGGGACGACCTACACGATCGCCGTCTACGGAAGCGACAGGTATGCCCTGGATTCGGCGCTGGACGATGCCTTTGAAGAGGCCCGCCGGCTGGATAATCTGTTGTCCAATTACCGGCCGGAGAGCGAGTGGAGCCGGGTGAACCGGGAGGCTCCGGAGCATGCGGTGAAGGTATCCACCGAGATGTACCAGTTGCTGGCCGCTTGTGTGGAATACAGCCGGGAGAGTGAAGGAGCGTTCGACATCACCGTGGGTCCGCTGATGAAGATCTGGGGGTTCTACAAGGGCACGGGCCGGATTCCGCACAAGGCGGAGATCCGCACGGCCCTGAGCCGGATTGGCTGGCGCCACATCCACCTGGATAGCCAAGCGGGCACGGTGCGATTTGACGAACCGGTGGAGATGGATCCGGGCGGGATCGGCAAAGGCTATGCGGTGGACCGCATGGCTGCGATTTTGAAGAAGGATGGCGTGACCAGCGGCATTATTACGGCTGGACGTTCCAGCATTTACGCCATCGGCGTACCTCCCAACGAGACGCGGGGGTGGCGCGTAACGATTCCCAATCCGCGCAACCCGAAGGTCAACGTGGCCGAGTATTTTCTCAAGGACGAGTCCATGTCGACATCGGGCACATCGGAGAAGTTCTTCGTGGCCGGGGGCACCACTTACAGTCACATCATGGATCCGCGCAAGGGCTATCCGGCGCAGGGGATGTTGTCTGTGTCGGTGATTGCGCCCCGGACCATCGACACCGAGGCGTGGACGAAACCGTATTTCATCCTGGGCCGGCAGTGGGCCGCCCAGCACAAGCCCAAGCAGTTTCGGGTCTTCCTGTGTGAAGACAGATCGGAGATCGCATGCGTGTCCCTCCCATGA
- the rbfA gene encoding 30S ribosome-binding factor RbfA, whose protein sequence is MDPLRTRRVAEKMREELSELIRYESDDPRIHQVEVSEVVVSPDMRQADVLVVLPQQAEERANALAGLESAGGYLRHQLMQRLELFRMPELRFKSNVGSAQSAPIERLLRRVRRGRPKPDVGPQPE, encoded by the coding sequence GTGGACCCACTTCGTACCCGCCGTGTTGCCGAGAAGATGAGAGAGGAGTTGTCGGAGCTGATCCGGTATGAGTCCGACGACCCGCGTATCCACCAGGTGGAAGTGAGCGAGGTGGTGGTGTCGCCGGACATGCGGCAGGCGGATGTTCTGGTGGTGCTGCCACAGCAGGCAGAGGAGCGCGCGAACGCCCTGGCCGGGCTGGAGTCGGCGGGAGGCTACCTGCGGCACCAACTGATGCAGCGGCTGGAGCTGTTCCGGATGCCGGAATTGCGGTTCAAATCGAACGTTGGATCTGCGCAAAGTGCTCCCATCGAAAGACTTCTGCGGCGGGTGCGGCGGGGGCGTCCGAAGCCGGACGTGGGGCCGCAGCCCGAATGA
- a CDS encoding NAD(P)/FAD-dependent oxidoreductase codes for MHVKTAIIIGAGPAGLTAAYELLTRTGIHPIVLEKSEHFGGISRTANYKGNRIDLGGHRFFSKSDRVMSWWRRMLPLQGLPPGTPEIVYHRMRRTLDDVEPGPDPRLEDKVMLLRPRKSRIYFRRRLFQYPISLSVDTLRKLGVWPSLRIGLSYLRAVLRPLSKEDTLEDFFINRFGRELYRTFFQSYTEKVWGVPCSSISAAWGRQRVKGLSVRKVLGHAFGRMVGLDGGARKTETSLIEQFLYPKFGPGQMWEETARQVRKLGGEIHMRRRFEGLTVENGKVTAVSATNLATGETESYPADYFFSTAPLSELLESITPPPPPAVREVGRGLVYRDFITVGLLVKSLKIHDQTPQGRQLIRDNWIYIQEADVQVGRLQIYNNWSPFLVADPNTVWIGLEYFCNQTDPLWKSADAALIDLARTELARIGIIESADVLDATVLRVEKAYPAYFGTYDRFNEIRAYLDSLENLFPIGRNGMHRYNNQDHSMLTAMVAVDNILEGRMDKSNLWEVNTETDYQEEE; via the coding sequence ATGCACGTCAAAACCGCCATCATCATCGGAGCCGGACCCGCCGGCCTCACCGCCGCCTACGAACTGCTGACGCGCACCGGAATCCACCCCATCGTGCTCGAAAAGAGCGAGCACTTCGGCGGCATCTCCCGCACCGCCAACTACAAGGGCAATCGCATCGACCTCGGCGGCCACCGCTTCTTCTCCAAGTCCGATCGCGTCATGAGCTGGTGGCGCCGCATGTTGCCCCTCCAGGGCCTGCCGCCCGGCACGCCCGAAATCGTCTACCACCGCATGCGCCGCACCCTGGACGACGTCGAACCCGGGCCCGACCCCAGGCTCGAAGACAAGGTCATGCTCCTGCGGCCCCGCAAGTCGCGCATCTACTTCCGCCGCCGCCTCTTTCAGTACCCCATCAGCCTGAGCGTCGACACCCTGCGTAAGCTCGGTGTGTGGCCGTCCCTACGCATCGGACTCAGCTACCTCCGCGCCGTGCTGCGGCCCCTCTCCAAGGAAGACACCCTCGAGGACTTCTTCATCAACCGTTTCGGCCGCGAACTCTATCGCACTTTCTTTCAGTCCTACACCGAGAAGGTCTGGGGTGTTCCCTGTTCGTCCATCAGCGCGGCCTGGGGCCGCCAACGCGTCAAGGGACTCTCCGTCCGCAAGGTGCTGGGCCACGCTTTCGGGCGCATGGTCGGCCTCGATGGGGGCGCGCGTAAAACCGAAACCTCGCTCATCGAGCAGTTCCTCTACCCCAAGTTCGGTCCTGGCCAGATGTGGGAGGAGACCGCCCGTCAGGTGCGCAAACTCGGCGGCGAGATCCACATGCGGCGACGCTTTGAAGGGCTCACCGTCGAGAACGGCAAGGTGACTGCGGTCTCCGCCACCAACCTGGCCACGGGCGAGACCGAGTCCTACCCCGCCGATTACTTCTTCTCCACCGCGCCCCTCTCCGAGCTGTTGGAGTCCATCACGCCGCCGCCCCCCCCGGCCGTCCGCGAAGTGGGCCGCGGCTTGGTCTACCGCGACTTCATCACCGTGGGCCTGCTCGTGAAGTCCCTCAAGATCCACGACCAGACGCCCCAGGGCCGCCAGCTCATCCGCGACAACTGGATCTACATCCAGGAAGCCGACGTCCAGGTCGGACGCCTTCAGATCTACAACAATTGGAGCCCGTTCCTTGTCGCCGACCCCAACACGGTCTGGATCGGTCTCGAGTACTTCTGCAATCAGACCGACCCACTCTGGAAGAGCGCCGACGCGGCACTGATAGACCTGGCCCGCACCGAGCTTGCCCGCATCGGCATCATCGAATCCGCGGACGTTCTGGATGCCACCGTGTTGCGGGTCGAGAAGGCCTACCCGGCCTACTTCGGAACCTACGACCGTTTCAACGAGATTCGGGCCTATCTGGACTCTCTGGAAAACCTCTTCCCCATAGGCCGCAACGGCATGCACCGCTACAACAACCAGGACCACTCGATGCTAACGGCAATGGTGGCAGTAGACAACATTCTGGAGGGCCGCATGGATAAATCCAATCTCTGGGAAGTAAATACCGAAACCGACTATCAGGAGGAAGAGTAG